The following coding sequences lie in one Notolabrus celidotus isolate fNotCel1 chromosome 6, fNotCel1.pri, whole genome shotgun sequence genomic window:
- the LOC117814523 gene encoding high choriolytic enzyme 1-like, which yields MTFFQCALGVFALLLLSDCCWAEEKDLSVSELLWRANKDVVRRKDEPLVIDDIAYDSENERNADPCTSGGCMWSKSADGRIYVPYVIAGHFSSRERSIIERGLVSFHDVSCIRFVQRSSQRDYLNIQSDSGCYSYVGRRGYSQTLSLDRQGCLYHNTVQHELLHALGFHHEQCRSDRDQYIRILWENIQSGWEYAFDKINTLNQNTPYDYNSVMQYHRYAFSGNNKPTMEPIPNANVEFGTATQMSQNDITRLNRLYRC from the exons GATCTGTCTGTGTCGGAGCTTCTGTGGAGAGCCAACAAGGATGTCG TGCGCAGGAAGGATGAGCCGCTGGTCATCGACGACATCGCCTACGACAGTGAAAACGAGAGGAACGCCGATCCCTGCACCTCCGGCGGCTGCATGTGGAGCAAATCCGCTGATGGAAGAATCTACGTGCCGTATGTGATCGCGGGACATTTCT cttctcGTGAGCGCTCCATCATCGAGCGTGGGCTGGTGTCCTTCCACGACGTCTCGTGCATTCGCTTCGTTCAGCGCTCCAGCCAGAGAGACTACCTGAACATCCAGTCCGACAGTGG CTGTTACTCCTACGTGGGCCGCCGTGGTTATTCCCAGACGTTGTCTCTGGACCGTCAGGGCTGCCTCTACCACAACACCGTGCAGCATGAGCTGCTCCACGCGCTCGGATTCCACCACGAGCAGTGCCGCTCCGACAGGGACCAGTACATCCGCATCCTGTGGGAGAACATCCAGTCCG GTTGGGAGTACGCCTTCGATAAGATCAACACTCTGAACCAGAACACCCCATACGACTACAACTCTGTCATGCAGTACCACAG GTACGCCTTCTCAGGTAACAACAAGCCCACGATGGAGCCGATCCCCAACGCCAACGTGGAGTTTGGCACGGCCACCCAGATGAGCCAAAACGACATCACCAGACTGAACAGGCTGTACAGGTGTTGA